One genomic window of Cercospora beticola chromosome 5, complete sequence includes the following:
- the NMT1 gene encoding glycylpeptide N-tetradecanoyltransferase, which translates to MSTDKITFLTNWHATPYHAPLYLAQAKGFFKDENIKVALLEPNDPSDVTEIIGSRKVDLGFKAMIHTLAAKARNFPVLSIGSLLNEPFTGVVYLKSSGITPDFHTLKNKKIGYVGEFGKIQIDELTSHYGMKPSDYTAVRCGMNVSKAIIKGEIDAGIGLENVQMVELEEWLAGQGRSKDEVQMLRIDELAELGCCCFCSILYIGNSDFVASNPEKVQSFMRAVKRATDFVLESPEQAWKEYVDFKPVMGTELNRKIFERSFAYFSGDLRNVERDWEKVTRYGKRLGVLEEGFEMNYTNRFVEGWEAEKEQEDPVGDQKRMVMLQEVVKVEGGFKRLDVESGVVKAIAAGA; encoded by the exons ATGTCTACTGACAAGATCACGTTCCTCACCAACTG GCACGCTACGCCATACCACGCCCCATTGTATCTCGCCCAAGCCAAGGGCTTCTTCAAGGATGAGAATATTAAAGTCGCCCTCTTGGAGCCAAATGATCCAAGC GACGTAACCGAAATCATCGGCTCCCGCAAAGTCGACCTAGGCTTCAAAGCCATGATCCACACCCTCGCAGCCAAAGCCCGTAACTTCCCCGTCCTCTCCATCGGCTCCCTCCTCAACGAACCCTTCACCGGCGTCGTCTACCTGAAATCCTCCGGCATCACTCCAGACTTCCACACCCTCAAGAACAAAAAAATCGGCTACGTGGGAGAATTCGGTAAAATCCAAATCGACGAACTCACTTCTCATTATGGAATGAAACCTTCGGATTATACTGCCGTCCGCTGTGGCATGAACGTCTCCAAGGCCATCATCAAAGGCGAGATTGATGCGGGTATTGGGTTGGAAAATGTCCAAATGGTTGAATTGGAAGAATGGCTTGCTGGGCAAGGTCGTTCGAAAGATGAAGTTCAAATGCTGAGGATTGATGAACTTGCTGAAttgggttgttgttgtttctGTTCGATTCTCTACATCGGAAACTCGGACTTCGTCGCCTCCAACCCAGAGAAGGTTCAATCATTCATGCGAGCAGTCAAACGCGCTACAGATTTTGTCTTGGAGAGTCCCGAACAAGCGTGGAAAGAATACGTGGATTTCAAACCTGTTATGGGAACGGAATTGAATCGGAAGATTTTTGAGAGGAGTTTTGCGTATTTTTCGGGGGATTTGAGGAATGTGGAGAGGGATTGGGAGAAGGTTACGAGGTATGGGAAGAGGTTGGGGGTTCTTGAGGAGGGGTTTGAGATGAATTATACGAATCGGTTTGTGGAGGGGTgggaggctgagaaggagcAAGAGGATCCTGTGGGGGATCAGAAGAGGATGGTGATGTTGCAGGAGGTGGTGAAGGTGGAGGGAGGTTTTAAGAGGTTGGATGTTGAGAGTGGGGTTGTGAAGGCtattgctgctggtgcttgA
- a CDS encoding uncharacterized protein (MEROPS:MER0078639): MSAPNPGLFEQTLYSISDPAHPRYAQYLKRDELKAMLRPNEKATEAVLAWLVQGGVDHSAIAQDGEWINFVCTVGVANDLLDTSFGVFEDVDGQKLLRTLNYSVPDKVCDYIDMIQPTTRFSVMQPMRSTIYQAEQVGDDHPYTPPADPKDIKSVCDGKHVTPDCLRALYKIPDDPQIDNATSGYMAFANFLEQHPRFDDLSQFTEDYFPRANGVRFTWDTINGAPPLETVQTSNVSSSEANLDLQYILATGWPLNIHSYNVGGLGKLVPDLDQPTQAVNQNEPYLDWLNYVLSQNDQELPHTISVSYGENEQSIPEPYRRKVCDLFGQLGARGVSVLVASGDSGVGSACLTNDGTNTTRFMPLFPASCPYVTSVGGTWKIDPEEAIDFSSGGFSDTWPAPDYQKDAVAKYLNFVGNSWQGLYNPSGRGYPDVAAQAYQYKVFDQGNETNVSGASASAPAFAGIIALLNAKRLQAGKSTLGFLNPWIYGQAFQALTDVVKGGSSGCTGIDKVTGLDTPFVEGASWKAVEGWDAVTGWGTPDYEKLLELAMAL, from the exons ATGTCGGCCCCAAATCCGGGTTTGTTCGAGCAGACTTTATATTCCATTTCAGATCCAGCACATCCCAGGTATGCTCAATACCTGAAGCGCGATGAGCTCAAGGCCATGTTGAGACCGAATGAGAAGGCGACGGAAGCGGTACTGGCCTGGCTCGTCCAGGGTGGAGTTGATCACAGCGCGATCGCGCAAGATGGAGAGTGGATTAACTTTGTTTGCACCGTTGGTGTTGCGAACGATTTGCTAGATACCTCGTTTGGCGTGTTCGAAGATGTTGATGGGCAGAAGCTCCTCCGCACTCTCAACTACTCAGTGCCGGACAAAGTCTGCGA TTATATCGACATGATACAACCTACTACTCGATTCTCGGTGATGCAACCCATGCGCAGCACAATATACCAAGCAGAGCAAGTCGGCGATGATCATCCATACACGCCTCCTGCAGACCCTAAGGACATCAAATCCGTTTGTGATGGCAAACACGTGACCCCAGACTGCCTACGAGCACTTTACAAAATACCGGATGACCCACAGATCGACAATGCCACAAGCGGATACATGGCTTTTGCCAATTTTCTAGAACAACACCCGCGCTTCGATGATTTGAGCCAATTCACTGAAGACTACTTCCCACGCGCCAACGGTGTCCGATTCACCTGGGACACAATCAACGGAGCACCTCCACTCGAAACTGTACAAACCTCCAACGTCAGCAGTTCCGAAGCAAACTTGGACCTACAATACATTCTCGCCACCGGCTGGCCCTTGAACATCCACTCCTACAATGTCGGCGGCCTTGGCAAACTCGTCCCAGACCTCGACCAACCCACCCAAGCAGTCAACCAAAACGAACCATACCTCGACTGGCTCAACTACGTCCTCTCCCAAAACGACCAAGAACTCCCTCACACCATCTCCGTCTCGTACGGCGAAAACGAACAAAGCATCCCAGAACCCTACCGCCGCAAAGTCTGCGATCTCTTCGGCCAACTCGGAGCCCGCGGTGTCAGCGTCCTAGTCGCCTCAGGCGACAGCGGAGTCGGAAGCGCCTGCCTCACAAACGACGGGACAAACACCACCCGTTTCATGCCTCTCTTCCCAGCATCCTGCCCCTACGTCACGTCCGTAGGCGGAACCTGGAAAATCGATCCCGAAGAGGCCATAGATTTCTCCTCTGGAGGTTTCAGCGATACCTGGCCTGCCCCAGACTATCAAAAAGACGCTGTAGCGAAGTATCTAAATTTCGTAGGAAATTCCTGGCAAGGCCTCTACAACCCCTCCGGACGCGGCTATCCCGATGTCGCAGCACAAGCATACCAATACAAAGTCTTCGATCAAGGTAACGAGACGAATGTTTCCGGTGCTTCGGCTTCTGCGCCTGCTTTCGCAGGGATTATTGCTTTGTTGAATGCGAAAAGACTCCAAGCGGGGAAGAGTACATTAGGATTCCTGAATCCTTGGATTTATGGTCAGGCGTTTCAAGCTTTGACGGATGTTGTGAAGGGTGGGAGTAGTGGTTGTACGGGGATTGATAAGGTTACTGGTCTGGATACGCCGTTTGTGGAGGGGGCTTCGTGGAAGGCTGTGGAGGGTTGGGATGCGGTTACAGGGTGGGGGACGCCGGATTATGAAAAGTTGTTGGAGCTTGCGATGGCTTTGTGA